The following are from one region of the Arachis duranensis cultivar V14167 chromosome 10, aradu.V14167.gnm2.J7QH, whole genome shotgun sequence genome:
- the LOC107469174 gene encoding uncharacterized protein At4g02000-like, with protein MAETTRDEDRTEKDNRKGGRNVILLEEADILEGINACSNSLYGRLFASKTFSIGTMGNALKAIWGNPEGFSVSDKGDNFFQFFFNKEVDVLRVERGSPWLFKDYVLHVKRWKEDQNCDEEIISNFSVWVQFWGLPESFKTLEVGRQLGEKLGTVLEVGKFHMRGRETRIVKTKINIDAARQVRDQLIVAGPNKKEVEVALRYERLGKFCTYCAKLGHEVKILP; from the coding sequence ATGGCTGAGACAACGAGGGATGAAGATCGGACTGAGAAAGACAACCGGAAAGGAGGTAGGAATGTGATTCTACTGGAAGAGGCAGACATATTAGAAGGTATTAACGCTTGCTCCAATAGTCTCTATGGCAGACTCTTTGCTTCCAAAACCTTCTCAATTGGAACCATGGGGAATGCTTTAAAGGCTATATGGGGAAACCCGGAAGGATTTAGCGTGAGTGATAAAGGGGATaatttcttccaattcttttttaataaagaagTGGATGTCTTGCGTGTTGAACGTGGTTCTCCATGGCTATTCAAAGATTATGTGCTCCATGTCAAGAGATGGAAGGAAGATCAGAACTGTGATGAAGAGATTATTTCCAATTTTTCAGTTTGGGTTCAATTTTGGGGTTTGCCAGAATCGTTTAAAACCCTCGAAGTTGGACGTCAATTGGGAGAAAAATTGGGCACAGTGTTGGAGGTAGGTAAATTTCATATGCGAGGCAGAGAAACTAGGATTGTGAAGACCAAAATCAATATTGATGCTGCAAGGCAAGTGAGAGATCAGTTAATAGTGGCAGGACCTAATAAAAAGGAGGTAGAAGTGGCACTGCGCTACGAGAGACTTGGAAAATTCTGTACCTATTGCGCAAAATTGGGGCACGAGGTGAAAATACTGCCATGA